The genomic region CCTCGAAACCCGCGGCGACAAGACCGCCCTGGTGTTCGAGCCCGACAACCCGTCCGATCCGGCCGTGCATGTCAGCTATCGGGAACTGCACGCGAAGGTCTGCAGGCTCGCCAATGCATTGCGCAGCCTCGGGGTGAAGAAGGGCGACCGCATCACCATCTACCTGCCGATGATCGTGGAGGCGGTGGTGGCGATGCTGGCCTGCGCTCGTGTCGGGGCGATCCACTCGGTGGTGTTCGGCGGCTTCGCCCCGAACTCGATTGCCGACCGCGTCGCCGACTGCGGCAGCAAGCTGATCATCACCGCCGACGAGGGCCTGCGCGGCGGCAAGAAGGTGCCGCTCAAGGCCAACGTCGACGCCGCGCTCGGTCTGCCGGGCACGAACTCGGTGGAAACCGTGCTGGTGGTGCGCCACACCGGTGGTGCGGTCGACATGCAGATGCCGCGCGACCGCTGGTACGACGCCGTCGTCGACGGGCAGCCGACCGAGTGCGAGCCCGAGCGCATGAACGCCGAGGACCCTCTGTTCATCCTCTACACCTCCGGTTCGACCGGAAAGCCCAAGGGCGTGCTGCACACCACCGGCGGCTACCTGGCCTATGCCAGCTACACCCACGAGGCGGTGTTCGACCTGCGCGAGGACGACGTCTACTGGTGCACCGCCGACGTCGGCTGGGTCACCGGCCACAGCTACATCGTCTACGGCCCGCTCGCCAACGGCGCCACCGCGCTGGTGTTCGAGGGCGTGCCCAACTACCCCGACGTATCGCGCTTCTGGCAGGTCATCGACAAGCACCAGGTCACGATCTTCTACACCGCACCGACTGCGATCCGCGCGCTGATGCGCGACGGCGACGAGCCGGTAAAGAAGACCTCGCGCGCCTCGCTGCGGCTGCTCGGCACGGTCGGCGAGCCGATCAACCCCGAGGCTTGGCGCTGGTACTACGAAACCGTGGGCGACTCGCGCTGTCCGATCGTCGACACCTGGTGGCAGACCGAGACCGGCGGCATCCTGATCACCCCGCTGGCCGGCGCGACCGACCTCAAGCCCGGCTCGGCGACCCAACCCTTCTTCGGCGTGCAGCCGGCCCTGGTCGACGCCAATGGCACCTTCCTCGAAGGCGAGGCCGAGGGCAACCTGGTCCTGCTCGATTCCTGGCCGGGGCAGATGCGCACCGTCTACGGCGACCACCAGCGCTTCATCGACACCTACTTCAAGGCCTATCCCGGTACGTACTTCACCGGCGACGGCTGCCGCCGCGACGCCGATGGCTACTACTGGATCACCGGCCGCGTCGACGACGTGATCAACGTCAGCGGCCACCGCATCGGCACCGCCGAGGTCGAGAGCGCACTGGTATCCCACCCGAAGGTCGCCGAGGCCGCCGTGGTCGGCTTCCCGCACGACGTCAAGGGCCAGGGCATCTACGCCTACGTCACCCTGATCGCCGGCGAGGCGCAGACCGAGGAACTGCACAAGGAGCTGATCGTCCACGTGCGCAAGGAGATCGGCCCGATCGCCACCCCCGACCACCTGCAGTGGGCACCGGGCCTGCCGAAGACGCGCTCGGGCAAGATCATGCGCCGCATCCTGCGCAAGATCGCCGAGAACGCACCCGACCAGCTCGGCGATACCAGCACCCTGGCCGATCCGAGCGTGGTCGAGTCGCTGGTCGCGGAGCGACGGGTACCGTAACGGCCGAACCGGCCTCTTGCCCCTTCCCCCGTTTACGGGGGAAGGTTGGGATGGGGGGCGTGCCCAGCGCCCTTTGCCCTCACCCCGACCCTCTCCCACGCGGGAGAGGGGGAGAAACCGAATGTCCAGCCCTCCCCCCGCCACCGTCATCGTCGCCGACGACCATCCGCTGTTCCGCGAAGCCCTGCGCGGCGCAGTCGCGCGGGTGCTACCCGATGCCCGGCTGTGCGAGGCCGATGGCGTCGAGTCGCTGTACACGCTGGTCGAGAGCGAGCCCGATGCCGATCTGCTGCTGCTCGACCTCAACATGCCCGGTGCGCAGGGGTTCTCGGCTCTGGTTCATCTGCGCGCGCTGCATCCGCAGTTGCCGATCGTGGTGGTGTCGGCACGCGAGGAACCGGTGGTGATGCGGCGCGCGCTGGACCACGGCGCGGTCGGCTTCATCCCCAAGTCCGCGGATGCCGCGACCCTGGGTAGCGCGATCACCGCCGTGCTCGCCGGCGACCGCTGGGCGCCACCGGCGGCACTGTCCGCACCGGCCGCCGACGATGCCGAACACGATGCCGCCCGGCGCGTGCGCGAACTGACTCCACAGCAGTTCCGCGTCCTGCAGATGCTCGGCGCCGGCCTGCTCAACAAGCAGATCGCCTACGACCTCGGCGTGTCGGAAGCCACGATCAAGGCCCACGTCACCGCTATCCTGCGCAAGCTGGGGGCCAGCAACCGCACCCAGGCGGTGCTGATCGCCGGCCGCCTCGCGGTCGACCCGGGCGCGATCGTGCCGCCACCGGAAGAGACGGATTGACGGTCGCGGTCTTGCCCATCACACCGCGCCTCTTGCTCGTCATCTGGCCCTGATCAGCGCCGAGCAGCCGGACGACGGCCTCGCCCGGCCCATCGGCCGCCTGCTCGATCGTTTCGGCTTCCGCCGCACTCCGGAACGGGCCAGCGCCCCGGCCTGTGCCGCTGGGAACTGCCGTGCCGGCATTGGAGCGCCCTGCGGGCAAACCGCTGAGCCGGCTTGCAAACCTGTTCGGTGGGAGTATCGTCGGCTTCTGGTCCGGGGGGGCACACATCAGCAATGCCGAAGATCGCCACCAAGCCACCGGGCAGACTCGCCTGCATCGGCGTGGGGATGATGCTCGGGGCCCATATCGGGCCGCGCGCGCGCAGTCATGTCGAACAGGCCGACGTGGTGTTCGCCGCCGTATCCGACCCGCTGGTGGAACTGTGGCTGCAGGATATGAACGCCGACGTGCGCAGCCTGCAGCCCCATTACGCCGAGGGCAAGTCGCGCCACCAGACCTATCGCGAGATGGTCGAGGCCATGCTGGCCGAGGTCCGCGCCGGCAAGCAGGTCTGCGGCGCCTTCTACGGTCACCCCGGCGTGTTCGCCCAGGTAGCCCACGAGGCCATCGCCCAGGCCCGCCGCGAGGGCTTCCACGCCCACATGGAACCCGGCGTCTCCGCCGAGGACTGCCTGTACGCCGACCTCGGCATCGACCCGGGCAGGTTCGGCTGCCAGCACTACGAGGCCAGCCAGTTCATGTTCTACCGGCGCCGCATCGACCCCTCGGCCTACCTGGTGCTTTGGCAGGTCGGCATCGCCGGCGACCGCAGCTGCCGCCGCTTCGCCACCGGCCCGGCCCACCGCCGGCTGCTGGTCGAGCGCCTGCTCGAGGACTATCCGGCCGACCACGAGGCCGTCGTCTACGAGGCCGCCACCTTGCCGATCACCGCGCCACGGATGGAGTCGGTGAAGCTGAGCAACTTGGCCGACACCGAACTGCACATGCACAGCACCCTGGTGCTGCCACCGGCCACAGCGCTGCAACCCGACACCGCCATGCTGGCGCGGATCGAGGCGCTCGAACGCGCAGCCGTGACCGGTTCACTCACGATTTCCTCGTTATCGCTTGAAACAGAAGGAGCCACCTGATGTCGAATGTCGTTCAGTTCCTTGAAACCATGGGCCGGCATCCGGCCCTGCTTTCGGACGCGGACTATATCCGCACCGTGATGGATGCCGGGCTGGACGAGAGTTCGCGCGATGCCCTCTTGCAGCGTGATGCCGAGAGCTTGATACACGCCCTGGATGCCCGCTCACCGATGTTCTGCTTCAGTTTTGTCGCCACTCCCGATGGCGGCAAGGAGCAGCCCCTCGACGACGACCGTGAAGACGAAGGCGTGGAGACGCCGGTCGAAGAGCCGACACCCAAGGAACCTGAGTAGACGTTGCACCCGCGCCCGGGCATTGCGGGTGCGGCCGGCAGCGCCAGCAGCGGATGGCTGGAGGATGACACCATGATGTGCAGAGCAGTTCGTGCAGTGCTGGTCACCATGATCCTGGCCGCTTGCGCGGTGGCGATGCCGGCCCGGGCCGGCATCGAAGCGGCCCTGAAGCACGCGGACTCGATTCGCACCAGCGACCCCAGGGAGTTCGCCGACGCCCTTGCCGGCCTCGCCGCGTTCGAGCCGGAAGCAACACCGAATCAGAAGCTTCGCATCCGGCTCCTCCGGACCTACCAGAAGACTCTCACCGGCAACTACGAGTCCGCCATAGCCGACGCGATCGACATCCATCAACGCACCGACGATCCAACCCTGAAGTTCCGTGCCGCCCTGCTGGCGGCAAACACCGCGGCGATCACCCGGGAGTTTTCGCTGGGCTTGCGCTATCTGGAAATCGCCCTGGCAATGCAGGACCAGGTGCCAGAGGCCGATGAGCGGCACCTGGGTTCTCTGGTAGCCGCGATCTTGTACACCGAGTACGGACAGCATTCGCTTTCGCTCCACTACGCCAAGCAGCTTCTTTCCCTCGAAACTTCAGCGCGCACCCGATGTGCAGCCCGCCTTAAGAAAATCGAGGCAGAGTGGAAGCTCGGCACCAGGCCTGAAGTCGAGCGCGATACACATATCGCAATCAGCGACTGCATGGCCCAGAAGGAGCCGATTGCCACGGGACTCCTTCGTGGTTACCTGGCCCGCCAATGGGCGGGGGCGGGCAAGACAGCCAAAGCCATCGAACTGCTTGAGACCCATCTGTCGGAAGTCGAGGCAACCGGCTTTCCGCGCCTGATCGGCGAGATCCACAGCCTGCTTGCGGAATACCGCCAGGCGACCGGCGATCTGGCACGCGCCGATCAGCATGCCCGCACCGTACTGGAGCTGGGCGAAAAGGATGCCTATTCGCTGCCTCTGGTCATCGCACACCGGGTGCTGTTCGAAACCGCGCTCAAACGAGGCGACCTCGCCACCGCTCTCGACGAATACCGCAGCTACGCCAAAGCCGACAAGGCGCGCCTCGACGAGGTCAAGGCGCGCGAGTTCGCGTTCCAGCTCAGCCGCCATGAGCTGCAGCAGCGCGACCAGGCGATCGGCCTGCTGAGCAAGCAGAACGAGGTACTGCGGCTGGAGCAGGAAGTCGCGCGCAAGTCGGCGCAGAACACCCACCTGCTGGTCCTGCTGCTGATCGTGATCGCGTCGGCAGTCGGCTTCTGGGCCTGGAAGACCAAGCGCATGCAGATGAAGCTGCGGCGCCTGGCGCAGACCGATGGCCTGACCGGGATCAGCAACCGCCGCCACTTCCGCGAACAGGCCGACGCGCTGCTGATGCGTTGCGCGTCGTCCGGACGCGAGACCGCGCTGATCCTGCTCGACCTGGACAACTTCAAGCGCCTCAACGATCACCACGGCCACGCCGCCGGTGACTGGGTGCTGGCCCGGGTCGCCGAAGCCTGCCGCAGCGTGTGCCGCGACGGCGACCTGTGCGGGCGCCTCGGCGGCGAGGAGTTCGCGATCATGTCCTGCGGTGGCGACCTGGCCGCCGCCGAGCGCATCGCCCGCCAGTGCCGCGAGCAGCTGGCCGCGATCGACACCTCTCCGATCGGCCATGGCGAGCCGATCACCGCCAGTTTCGGCTGCACCACCTCGGTCCGTTCGGGCCCGACTTTCGAACTGATGTTCGCCCACGCCGACAACGCGATGTACCGGGCCAAGGCCGAGGGCCGCGACCGCATCCGCATCCATGGCGGCCCGTCGGGGGTGGCGGTGCTGCAACGGGGCACGGCGTAGCGCGAGCCTTCGCAACTCGCGTAGCCCGGGTAAGCGAAGCGCACCCGGGAATGGTCGCCGCCGATCACCCGGGGTGAGCTTCGCTTGCCCGGGCGACGGGTTTTTGCGCGGCGAGGAAGGCACGCATCGAGG from Lysobacter alkalisoli harbors:
- the acs gene encoding acetate--CoA ligase, with the protein product MNHPNALYPVPEDFAATARIGRDDYTRLYKESVENPDAFWGRVAERLDWFKPPTKIKDVSYALEDFHIRWYEDGELNASVNCLDRHLETRGDKTALVFEPDNPSDPAVHVSYRELHAKVCRLANALRSLGVKKGDRITIYLPMIVEAVVAMLACARVGAIHSVVFGGFAPNSIADRVADCGSKLIITADEGLRGGKKVPLKANVDAALGLPGTNSVETVLVVRHTGGAVDMQMPRDRWYDAVVDGQPTECEPERMNAEDPLFILYTSGSTGKPKGVLHTTGGYLAYASYTHEAVFDLREDDVYWCTADVGWVTGHSYIVYGPLANGATALVFEGVPNYPDVSRFWQVIDKHQVTIFYTAPTAIRALMRDGDEPVKKTSRASLRLLGTVGEPINPEAWRWYYETVGDSRCPIVDTWWQTETGGILITPLAGATDLKPGSATQPFFGVQPALVDANGTFLEGEAEGNLVLLDSWPGQMRTVYGDHQRFIDTYFKAYPGTYFTGDGCRRDADGYYWITGRVDDVINVSGHRIGTAEVESALVSHPKVAEAAVVGFPHDVKGQGIYAYVTLIAGEAQTEELHKELIVHVRKEIGPIATPDHLQWAPGLPKTRSGKIMRRILRKIAENAPDQLGDTSTLADPSVVESLVAERRVP
- a CDS encoding response regulator transcription factor, which produces MSSPPPATVIVADDHPLFREALRGAVARVLPDARLCEADGVESLYTLVESEPDADLLLLDLNMPGAQGFSALVHLRALHPQLPIVVVSAREEPVVMRRALDHGAVGFIPKSADAATLGSAITAVLAGDRWAPPAALSAPAADDAEHDAARRVRELTPQQFRVLQMLGAGLLNKQIAYDLGVSEATIKAHVTAILRKLGASNRTQAVLIAGRLAVDPGAIVPPPEETD
- a CDS encoding SAM-dependent methyltransferase, giving the protein MPKIATKPPGRLACIGVGMMLGAHIGPRARSHVEQADVVFAAVSDPLVELWLQDMNADVRSLQPHYAEGKSRHQTYREMVEAMLAEVRAGKQVCGAFYGHPGVFAQVAHEAIAQARREGFHAHMEPGVSAEDCLYADLGIDPGRFGCQHYEASQFMFYRRRIDPSAYLVLWQVGIAGDRSCRRFATGPAHRRLLVERLLEDYPADHEAVVYEAATLPITAPRMESVKLSNLADTELHMHSTLVLPPATALQPDTAMLARIEALERAAVTGSLTISSLSLETEGAT
- a CDS encoding sensor domain-containing diguanylate cyclase; translation: MLVTMILAACAVAMPARAGIEAALKHADSIRTSDPREFADALAGLAAFEPEATPNQKLRIRLLRTYQKTLTGNYESAIADAIDIHQRTDDPTLKFRAALLAANTAAITREFSLGLRYLEIALAMQDQVPEADERHLGSLVAAILYTEYGQHSLSLHYAKQLLSLETSARTRCAARLKKIEAEWKLGTRPEVERDTHIAISDCMAQKEPIATGLLRGYLARQWAGAGKTAKAIELLETHLSEVEATGFPRLIGEIHSLLAEYRQATGDLARADQHARTVLELGEKDAYSLPLVIAHRVLFETALKRGDLATALDEYRSYAKADKARLDEVKAREFAFQLSRHELQQRDQAIGLLSKQNEVLRLEQEVARKSAQNTHLLVLLLIVIASAVGFWAWKTKRMQMKLRRLAQTDGLTGISNRRHFREQADALLMRCASSGRETALILLDLDNFKRLNDHHGHAAGDWVLARVAEACRSVCRDGDLCGRLGGEEFAIMSCGGDLAAAERIARQCREQLAAIDTSPIGHGEPITASFGCTTSVRSGPTFELMFAHADNAMYRAKAEGRDRIRIHGGPSGVAVLQRGTA